One Bosea sp. 685 DNA segment encodes these proteins:
- a CDS encoding LysR family transcriptional regulator, which produces MPRDNVNELVAFLAVARERSFTKAAAKFGLSQSAMSHTVRQLEARLGVRLLTRTTRAVSLTDAGERLLDGIGPHFDEIEAQVESLGDLRDKPAGTIRIVAADYAIKFVLWPKIRTFLPRYPDIKVELILDNGLTDIVTERYDAGVRMGEHLAKDMISARIGPDFCLAVVGSPAYFAGRTKPAHPKDLVGHACINFRLPSSGGLYAWEFEEDGREIRIRVDGQLAFNNIFESLEATLDGFGLAYIPEEIILPYVADGRLIRVLQEFSPPWDGYHLYYPSRRQSSPAFVALLDALRHRV; this is translated from the coding sequence GTGCCGCGTGACAATGTGAATGAACTGGTCGCGTTCCTCGCGGTCGCGCGGGAGCGCAGCTTTACCAAGGCCGCAGCCAAGTTCGGACTGTCGCAGTCGGCCATGAGCCATACAGTCCGGCAGTTGGAGGCGCGCCTCGGTGTTCGCCTCCTGACGCGCACGACCCGGGCCGTGTCCCTGACTGACGCCGGCGAACGCCTGCTTGACGGGATCGGACCGCATTTCGACGAGATCGAGGCCCAGGTCGAGTCCCTCGGCGACCTCAGGGACAAGCCCGCCGGTACGATCCGGATCGTTGCAGCCGACTATGCGATCAAATTCGTGCTCTGGCCCAAGATCAGGACGTTCCTGCCGCGCTACCCGGACATCAAGGTCGAGCTGATCCTCGACAATGGCCTCACCGACATCGTGACCGAGCGCTATGATGCCGGCGTCCGGATGGGTGAGCACCTCGCCAAGGACATGATCTCGGCTCGGATCGGTCCGGATTTCTGCCTGGCGGTGGTTGGATCGCCGGCATACTTCGCTGGCCGGACGAAGCCTGCCCATCCCAAGGATCTGGTCGGTCACGCCTGCATCAATTTTCGCCTGCCGAGTTCGGGCGGCCTTTACGCCTGGGAATTCGAGGAAGATGGGCGCGAGATCAGGATACGCGTCGATGGCCAGCTCGCCTTCAACAACATCTTCGAGTCCCTGGAGGCGACGCTGGACGGCTTCGGCCTGGCCTATATCCCCGAGGAGATCATCCTTCCCTATGTCGCCGACGGTCGTCTGATCCGCGTCCTCCAGGAATTCTCCCCGCCATGGGATGGGTACCACCTCTATTATCCGAGCCGCCGGCAATCCTCTCCGGCGTTCGTCGCGCTGTTGGATGCACTCAGGCACCGCGTGTAA
- a CDS encoding ABC transporter permease yields the protein MTMRLEADRLAASASRNRIFASTFPPWLRRGLAKLGWATLSLGLFAGIWEGFWAAGMINPLLLPPPHLFLQDIPGTLQYFDRSNRIGSVSTGGGVLPLLITMAWTTMRVVVGLLLGFVAGVALGAVIHYIATLRKLLLPTILLLAPISPVAWLPVAIFVFGIGDKPAIFLVFITLFFAIVLSTGAQIESVPKNYIHVARIMGATRRQTFWKVVLPAILPSLFMTLRLNLFGAWMVVLIAETVGVGTGLGQITSMARSTFNAKLVFFTMGIIGLLGFLSDLALREVQRRMLWWVAPGQGGSR from the coding sequence ATGACGATGCGCCTGGAGGCAGACCGCCTCGCCGCTTCCGCCAGCCGGAACCGCATATTCGCCTCGACATTCCCGCCCTGGCTGCGGCGCGGCCTGGCGAAACTGGGCTGGGCCACCCTGTCGCTCGGCCTGTTCGCGGGCATCTGGGAGGGCTTCTGGGCGGCGGGAATGATCAACCCGCTGCTGCTGCCGCCGCCGCATCTGTTTTTGCAGGACATCCCCGGAACGCTGCAATATTTCGACCGCTCCAACCGGATCGGCAGCGTCTCGACAGGCGGGGGCGTCCTGCCGCTGCTCATCACCATGGCCTGGACGACGATGCGCGTCGTCGTCGGCCTGCTGCTCGGCTTCGTCGCCGGCGTCGCGCTGGGGGCGGTGATCCACTACATCGCCACCCTGCGCAAGCTCCTGCTGCCGACGATCCTGCTGCTGGCGCCGATCTCGCCCGTCGCCTGGCTGCCGGTTGCGATCTTCGTCTTCGGCATCGGCGACAAGCCGGCGATCTTCCTTGTCTTCATCACGCTGTTCTTCGCCATCGTGCTGTCGACGGGCGCGCAGATCGAGAGCGTGCCGAAGAACTACATCCATGTCGCGCGCATCATGGGCGCGACGCGACGCCAGACCTTCTGGAAGGTCGTCCTGCCCGCGATCCTGCCGAGCCTGTTCATGACGCTGCGGCTCAACCTGTTCGGCGCCTGGATGGTGGTGCTCATCGCCGAGACCGTCGGCGTCGGCACCGGGCTCGGCCAGATCACCTCGATGGCGCGCTCGACCTTCAACGCCAAGCTCGTCTTCTTCACCATGGGGATCATCGGCCTTCTCGGCTTCCTGTCCGACCTGGCCTTGCGCGAAGTCCAGAGACGCATGCTGTGGTGGGTCGCGCCCGGCCAGGGAGGCTCCCGATGA
- a CDS encoding ABC transporter permease codes for MSRPSLPARLARSPRGAICALFLIGLVICAVFAPWIAPYDYAAQQLSIANSPPSPAHWLGTDEFGRDLLSRIIQGARTSLSVSVLSIALSVVAGATLGAAAGYFGGLFDRAVTVIVDLTWSFPEILLALILIAILGPGLHSTAIAIAIAYLAQFTRLTRAQVMSLKGELFVDAAVAAGAHPGRVLFRHLLPNAMTPVIVAGMLATGDAIVLEATLGFFGLGAQPPVPSWGAMMSSGTAQIFIAPWIIIFPGLVIATTVIAINLFGDALIEALDIRASLRDG; via the coding sequence ATGAGCCGTCCCTCGCTGCCAGCCCGCCTCGCCCGCTCGCCGCGCGGCGCCATCTGCGCGCTGTTCCTGATCGGCCTCGTCATCTGCGCGGTCTTCGCGCCCTGGATCGCGCCTTACGACTATGCCGCCCAGCAGCTCTCGATCGCCAACTCGCCGCCTTCGCCTGCGCATTGGCTCGGCACCGACGAATTCGGGCGCGACCTGCTCTCGCGCATCATCCAGGGCGCGCGCACCTCGCTCAGCGTCAGCGTGCTGTCGATCGCGCTGTCGGTGGTCGCAGGAGCGACGCTTGGCGCCGCCGCCGGCTATTTCGGCGGCCTGTTCGACCGGGCCGTGACCGTCATCGTCGATCTGACCTGGTCCTTTCCTGAAATCCTGCTGGCGCTGATCCTGATCGCGATCCTGGGGCCGGGGCTGCACTCCACCGCGATCGCCATCGCGATCGCCTATCTCGCCCAGTTCACCCGATTGACGCGCGCACAGGTGATGTCGCTCAAGGGCGAGCTCTTCGTCGATGCGGCGGTGGCGGCCGGCGCCCATCCCGGCCGCGTGCTCTTCCGCCATCTCCTGCCCAATGCGATGACCCCTGTCATCGTCGCCGGCATGCTGGCGACGGGCGACGCCATCGTGCTCGAGGCGACGCTGGGCTTCTTCGGGCTCGGCGCGCAGCCGCCGGTGCCAAGCTGGGGCGCGATGATGAGCTCCGGCACGGCGCAGATCTTCATCGCGCCCTGGATCATCATCTTTCCCGGCCTCGTCATCGCCACGACCGTGATCGCCATCAACCTGTTCGGGGACGCGCTGATCGAGGCGCTCGATATCCGCGCCTCGCTGCGCGACGGCTGA
- a CDS encoding carbon-nitrogen hydrolase family protein produces the protein MPETILVAAVPLGPGGTDDRALRREAEAGITAAAAAGARLVVLPELSFLPYVATDAPQRWSGLAESRDGPTGRFMAELARANRLAVLFGLAETDGRGLPVNAALLARPDGTIERAATKRCLPPRQPGDGFGESDHFRAGTDAIAVTRLGPLRLAVLICYDRRFPGHWAQAAAAGADLVAVMVAGPAPQDPPGFFRSELRAHAAGAGLFALSAARYGVESLMGRDIRHDGETLAVARDGKVMAAGDSASPAPIIMSIPVGRAFDAAMPTAIGTSPPTQDLPTNTRPA, from the coding sequence ATGCCGGAGACCATCCTGGTCGCCGCCGTTCCACTCGGGCCGGGCGGAACCGATGATCGCGCGCTGCGTCGCGAGGCCGAAGCCGGCATCACCGCCGCAGCGGCCGCGGGCGCGCGGCTCGTGGTGCTGCCGGAACTGTCGTTCCTGCCCTATGTCGCGACAGATGCCCCGCAGCGCTGGTCGGGGCTCGCCGAAAGCCGGGACGGCCCCACCGGCCGGTTCATGGCGGAGCTGGCGCGAGCCAACCGGCTTGCGGTCCTGTTCGGCCTCGCTGAAACCGATGGGCGCGGCTTGCCGGTCAATGCGGCCCTGCTCGCCCGGCCGGACGGCACAATCGAGCGCGCCGCCACCAAGCGGTGCCTGCCGCCGAGGCAGCCCGGCGACGGCTTCGGTGAGTCCGACCATTTCCGGGCCGGCACCGACGCCATCGCCGTGACGCGCCTCGGCCCGCTCCGGCTCGCCGTACTGATCTGCTACGACCGCCGCTTTCCCGGACACTGGGCGCAGGCTGCCGCGGCCGGGGCCGATCTCGTCGCCGTCATGGTCGCTGGCCCCGCTCCGCAGGACCCGCCGGGCTTTTTCCGGAGCGAACTCCGCGCCCATGCGGCGGGCGCGGGCCTCTTCGCGCTCTCGGCCGCACGCTACGGCGTCGAGAGCCTCATGGGCCGCGACATCCGGCATGACGGCGAGACCCTTGCCGTCGCGCGCGACGGCAAGGTCATGGCTGCGGGCGACAGCGCCTCACCCGCCCCGATCATCATGTCCATCCCGGTTGGCCGCGCCTTTGACGCGGCGATGCCCACGGCGATCGGAACCAGTCCACCAACACAAGACCTGCCCACCAACACAAGACCTGCCTGA
- a CDS encoding ABC transporter permease, translating to MLQFAIRRLAMLVPVFLAVSLVIFMIIHLVPGDPLEHLIQVGSSPEQRAQMIARYGLDQPLLVQYGRWLAKVVTGDLGDAIVMRQPVARLIAENMPHSLALGGAALIFSTTVGIVTGVLAASFRDSLFDRAVMGFILLGSTLPSFWLALLMILMFAVQFEWFPVSGARSWDALVLPALTIGIGGTALIARVTRAAMIEIANRDFVRVLHAKGLPFWRIQLRHVLQQAMLPVMTILGLRIGWILGGAVTVEYVFARPGLGSLLITALGQRDYPLVQGCLLMLAIAVMLGTLLGDLAQAALDPRLREAMGAR from the coding sequence TTGCTGCAATTCGCGATCCGGCGGCTCGCCATGCTGGTGCCGGTGTTCCTCGCCGTCTCGCTGGTGATCTTCATGATCATCCATCTCGTGCCGGGCGATCCGCTGGAGCATCTGATCCAGGTCGGCTCCTCGCCCGAGCAGCGAGCGCAGATGATCGCCCGCTACGGCCTCGACCAGCCGTTGCTCGTGCAATACGGGCGCTGGCTCGCCAAGGTCGTCACGGGCGATCTCGGCGACGCCATCGTGATGCGCCAGCCGGTCGCGCGGCTGATCGCGGAGAACATGCCGCACAGCCTGGCGCTCGGCGGCGCGGCGCTGATCTTCTCCACCACGGTGGGGATCGTCACCGGCGTGCTCGCCGCCTCCTTCCGCGACAGCCTGTTCGACCGGGCGGTGATGGGCTTCATCCTGCTCGGCTCGACGCTGCCGAGCTTCTGGCTGGCGCTGCTGATGATCCTGATGTTTGCCGTGCAGTTCGAATGGTTCCCGGTCTCCGGTGCGCGCAGCTGGGACGCGCTGGTCCTGCCGGCGCTGACCATCGGCATCGGCGGCACGGCCCTGATCGCCCGCGTCACCCGCGCCGCAATGATCGAGATCGCCAACCGCGATTTCGTGCGCGTGCTCCACGCCAAGGGCCTGCCCTTCTGGCGCATCCAGCTGCGCCATGTGCTCCAGCAGGCGATGCTGCCGGTGATGACGATCCTGGGCCTGCGCATCGGCTGGATCCTCGGCGGCGCCGTCACCGTGGAATATGTCTTCGCCCGGCCGGGCCTCGGCTCGCTGCTGATCACCGCGCTCGGCCAGCGCGACTATCCGCTGGTGCAGGGCTGCCTGTTGATGCTCGCCATCGCGGTGATGCTCGGCACGCTGCTTGGCGATCTCGCCCAGGCGGCGCTCGATCCGCGCCTGCGCGAAGCCATGGGTGCAAGATGA
- a CDS encoding ABC transporter substrate-binding protein: MCDRDGLFYRNFSRRTLLRSGASAVATLALPAHLAGLLTPTAAAAANVTLKATHGSGFCNMGMFLAKERNLTKADGVDLEFVVTPSNTEITTMFGAGLVDISMIPYSNFMTLYDAGAPVKIVAGGGVEGCIIVGKEGLKTAADLKGKTFGTFQADTLEVLPYDYLKKAGLSFKDVEIKYLDTSPELAQAFLVGAIDAICHIEPYASQCVIGRKGASVLSDGTDVYGKGYSDCVLAVRTPLIEKNPAAVKAVIKALFVAQSQAETDKTAALKDTVGKYYKTSMEAAIDASSKQPIVVDQRNQTKFIIERGQSMKELGYVKKSPDQGAFDWSLLEAVIAENKTLYDGLKLKSA; the protein is encoded by the coding sequence ATGTGCGATCGTGACGGGTTGTTCTATCGGAATTTCTCGCGCAGGACCCTCCTGCGCTCGGGCGCCTCGGCTGTCGCCACGCTCGCCTTGCCTGCCCATCTGGCGGGCCTGCTCACGCCGACGGCAGCGGCTGCCGCAAATGTCACCCTCAAGGCGACCCATGGCTCCGGCTTCTGCAATATGGGCATGTTCCTCGCCAAGGAACGCAACCTGACCAAGGCCGACGGCGTCGATCTGGAATTCGTCGTCACGCCCTCCAATACCGAAATCACGACGATGTTCGGCGCCGGCCTCGTCGACATTTCGATGATCCCCTATTCGAACTTCATGACGCTCTACGATGCCGGCGCGCCGGTGAAGATCGTCGCCGGTGGCGGCGTCGAGGGCTGCATCATCGTCGGCAAGGAGGGGCTGAAGACCGCCGCCGATCTGAAGGGCAAGACCTTCGGCACCTTCCAGGCCGACACGCTGGAGGTGCTGCCCTATGACTATCTCAAGAAGGCGGGCCTCAGCTTCAAGGATGTCGAGATCAAGTACCTCGACACCTCGCCCGAGCTCGCCCAGGCCTTCCTCGTCGGCGCGATCGACGCGATCTGCCATATCGAGCCCTATGCGTCGCAATGCGTCATCGGCCGCAAGGGCGCGAGCGTGCTCTCCGACGGCACCGACGTCTACGGCAAGGGCTATTCCGACTGCGTGCTCGCCGTGCGCACGCCGCTGATCGAGAAAAACCCGGCCGCGGTGAAGGCCGTGATCAAGGCGCTCTTCGTCGCGCAGTCGCAGGCCGAGACCGACAAGACGGCGGCGCTCAAGGACACCGTCGGCAAATACTACAAGACCAGCATGGAGGCTGCGATCGACGCCTCCAGCAAGCAGCCGATCGTCGTCGACCAGCGCAACCAGACGAAGTTCATCATCGAGCGCGGGCAGTCGATGAAGGAACTCGGCTACGTCAAGAAGTCGCCCGATCAAGGCGCCTTCGACTGGAGCCTGCTCGAAGCCGTGATCGCCGAGAACAAGACGCTCTACGACGGGCTGAAGCTCAAATCCGCCTGA
- a CDS encoding alpha/beta hydrolase encodes MNSDATKETGTALTQRRDVLKLTGLAALGLASNMATPAMAQQTLAWDKTFPKSDRVEHRKVSYTNRLGITLVADLYVPKGLERSRRYPALVVGTPFGAVKEQASGLYAQTMAERGFVAIAHDPSYVGESGGQPHEIASSEALVEDFSAGVDYLGKLSFVDRERIGLIGVCGSGGFGLAAAEIDPRIKAVATVSMYDIGQAKRQGLSAAADEASIKKSLETIAAQRWAEVDGAERTMVIGTPQVITAASTEIDREFFDYYRTPRGQHARSTTAFSTTSDAQMMQFWSYERLGWISPRPVLFITGDKAHSRIFSEHAYARASEPKELFIVANAGHVDLYDRVNLIPWDKLKTFFDRNLSV; translated from the coding sequence ATGAACAGCGATGCGACGAAGGAAACCGGAACGGCACTGACCCAGCGGCGTGATGTGTTGAAACTGACGGGACTCGCCGCGCTGGGCCTGGCGTCCAACATGGCCACGCCGGCCATGGCCCAGCAAACGCTGGCCTGGGACAAGACCTTCCCGAAGAGCGACCGGGTCGAGCATCGCAAGGTGTCCTATACCAATCGGCTCGGGATCACCCTCGTCGCCGACCTCTACGTCCCAAAGGGGCTCGAACGCTCCCGGCGGTATCCGGCGCTCGTTGTCGGCACGCCTTTCGGCGCGGTGAAGGAGCAGGCGTCGGGCCTCTATGCCCAGACGATGGCGGAGCGAGGGTTCGTCGCCATCGCCCACGATCCCTCCTATGTCGGTGAAAGCGGCGGCCAACCGCATGAGATCGCGTCCTCGGAGGCGCTGGTCGAGGACTTCAGCGCCGGCGTCGACTACCTCGGCAAGCTGTCATTCGTGGATCGCGAGCGCATCGGCCTGATCGGCGTCTGCGGTAGCGGCGGCTTTGGGCTCGCGGCAGCGGAGATCGACCCGCGCATCAAGGCGGTGGCAACCGTCAGCATGTACGACATCGGCCAGGCGAAGCGTCAGGGACTTTCGGCCGCAGCCGACGAGGCCTCGATCAAGAAGTCCTTGGAGACGATCGCCGCGCAGCGCTGGGCCGAGGTCGATGGCGCGGAGCGGACGATGGTGATCGGTACGCCACAAGTGATCACGGCGGCCTCGACCGAGATCGATCGCGAGTTCTTCGACTACTACCGCACCCCTCGCGGTCAGCATGCGCGCTCGACAACCGCGTTCTCGACCACCAGTGACGCGCAGATGATGCAGTTCTGGTCGTATGAGCGGCTGGGCTGGATTTCGCCCCGTCCCGTCCTGTTCATTACCGGCGACAAGGCGCATTCGCGCATCTTCAGCGAGCACGCCTATGCCAGGGCGAGCGAGCCCAAGGAACTCTTCATCGTGGCGAATGCGGGCCATGTCGACCTCTATGACCGGGTCAACCTCATCCCTTGGGACAAGCTGAAGACCTTCTTCGATCGGAATCTGTCGGTCTGA
- a CDS encoding M81 family metallopeptidase, with protein sequence MSFTVLTAEFSHESNTFSRCPADYAAFTDRGIRLGHAAITERGEANTPIAGFLDIGRPAGWRVVHAISAAAQPSGPVTRDAFDRIADVIVEAAKAHAGAIDGVLLGLHGAMVTEFCEDGEGELLRRLRAVLGPKVPIGVTLDPHANVTRAMTELAEIVVSYKTYPHVDVRETGRLAAGILQRAMAGEIRPVTLRAERPMLEEVNGGRTDIGPMVARIAKAKAYEQEPGVFAVSVNGGFGNADIAEVGPTVLVTCEGDHERHRGFAEALVDDMWQRRFEMVTPFLTVADAVAEAAAYVATSGPLIIADYADNPGGGGYGDATGLLKAMIEADLKDACFGPIVDPEVAAELHRTQPGATVSVRLGGKIDPAIGGGPLALTGTLVSLSDGDYVGDGPMLGGLHASWGPCAVLRVGDIEILVTTIRAQMNDLQQFRAFGIDPAAKRVVALKSMQHFRAAFEPIAGKVIVCDSGALCTPDLTKLPYRRARRPIFPLDRDVAARQMTAL encoded by the coding sequence ATGAGCTTCACCGTGCTGACCGCCGAGTTCTCGCATGAGAGCAATACTTTCAGCCGCTGCCCGGCCGATTACGCCGCCTTCACGGATCGCGGCATCAGGCTCGGCCACGCCGCCATCACCGAGCGCGGTGAGGCCAATACGCCGATCGCCGGCTTCCTCGATATCGGCCGCCCGGCCGGCTGGCGGGTGGTCCATGCGATCAGCGCCGCCGCCCAGCCCTCGGGCCCGGTGACGCGCGACGCCTTCGACCGCATCGCCGATGTCATCGTCGAGGCGGCCAAGGCCCATGCCGGGGCGATCGACGGTGTGCTGCTCGGCCTGCACGGCGCGATGGTGACGGAGTTCTGCGAGGATGGCGAAGGTGAATTGCTCAGGCGGCTGCGCGCCGTGCTCGGCCCGAAAGTGCCGATCGGCGTCACGCTCGACCCCCACGCCAATGTCACCCGGGCGATGACGGAGCTCGCCGAGATCGTCGTCTCCTACAAGACCTATCCGCATGTCGATGTCCGCGAGACCGGGCGGCTGGCGGCGGGCATCCTGCAGCGCGCCATGGCGGGCGAGATCAGGCCGGTGACGCTGCGCGCCGAGCGGCCGATGCTGGAAGAGGTCAATGGCGGGCGCACCGATATCGGCCCGATGGTCGCGCGCATCGCCAAGGCGAAGGCCTATGAACAGGAGCCGGGCGTCTTTGCCGTCAGCGTCAATGGCGGCTTCGGCAACGCCGATATCGCCGAGGTCGGTCCGACCGTGCTCGTCACCTGCGAGGGCGACCACGAGCGCCATCGCGGCTTCGCCGAGGCGCTGGTCGACGACATGTGGCAGCGCCGCTTCGAGATGGTGACGCCCTTCCTCACGGTGGCGGACGCCGTCGCGGAGGCGGCCGCCTATGTCGCGACATCGGGCCCGCTGATCATCGCCGATTACGCCGACAATCCCGGCGGCGGCGGCTATGGCGATGCGACCGGGCTGCTGAAAGCCATGATCGAGGCCGATCTGAAGGACGCTTGCTTCGGCCCAATCGTCGATCCCGAAGTCGCGGCTGAGCTGCACCGGACGCAGCCGGGCGCGACGGTCTCGGTCCGGCTCGGCGGCAAGATCGATCCCGCGATCGGCGGCGGGCCGCTTGCCCTCACCGGCACGCTCGTCAGCCTGAGCGACGGCGACTATGTCGGCGACGGCCCGATGCTCGGCGGCCTCCATGCGAGCTGGGGGCCCTGCGCCGTGCTGCGCGTCGGCGATATCGAGATCCTGGTCACCACGATCCGGGCGCAGATGAACGACCTGCAGCAGTTCCGTGCCTTCGGCATCGATCCCGCCGCCAAGCGCGTGGTGGCGCTGAAGTCGATGCAGCATTTCCGGGCCGCCTTCGAGCCGATCGCCGGCAAGGTGATCGTCTGCGACAGCGGCGCGCTGTGCACGCCGGACCTGACAAAACTGCCCTATCGCCGCGCCCGCCGGCCGATCTTCCCGCTCGATCGCGATGTTGCCGCTCGACAAATGACGGCACTATAG
- a CDS encoding ABC transporter ATP-binding protein, with amino-acid sequence MTRAAVSIKGVSKRWTPEGRAPVLALDDLSFEVAPGEFVVLLGPSGCGKSTLLYMIAGLEEASEGQIFCDGEEVVEPSAERGLIFQEASLFPWLTIADNVAFGLSIQHVLPARRREIAIETLRRVGLGDMLDKKPDELSGGMRQRAACARALAMRPKVLMMDEPFAALDVQTRARMQDFLLQIWRDSGASILLVTHSIDEAISLADRVVVFTARPGRVKTIVPIDLPRPRQSRDPGYHAYRDLFTDLLADEVDRAFAEQEAV; translated from the coding sequence ATGACCCGCGCTGCCGTATCGATCAAGGGCGTCTCGAAGCGCTGGACGCCCGAGGGCCGTGCGCCCGTGCTGGCGCTCGACGATCTCAGTTTCGAGGTCGCGCCGGGCGAGTTCGTCGTGCTTCTGGGCCCCTCGGGCTGCGGGAAGTCCACCCTGCTCTACATGATCGCGGGGCTCGAAGAGGCGAGCGAGGGGCAGATCTTCTGCGATGGGGAAGAGGTCGTCGAACCCTCGGCCGAACGGGGCCTGATCTTCCAGGAAGCCTCGCTGTTTCCATGGCTGACGATCGCCGACAACGTCGCCTTCGGCCTGTCGATCCAGCATGTCCTGCCTGCAAGGCGGCGCGAGATCGCGATCGAGACGCTCAGGCGCGTCGGGCTCGGCGACATGCTGGACAAGAAGCCCGACGAATTGTCGGGCGGCATGCGCCAGCGGGCGGCCTGTGCGAGGGCGCTGGCGATGCGCCCGAAGGTGCTGATGATGGACGAGCCCTTCGCCGCTCTCGACGTGCAGACGCGCGCCCGCATGCAGGATTTCCTGCTGCAGATCTGGCGCGACAGCGGCGCCTCGATCCTGCTCGTCACGCATTCGATCGACGAGGCGATCTCCCTGGCCGATCGGGTCGTCGTCTTCACCGCGCGGCCGGGCCGGGTCAAGACCATCGTGCCGATCGACCTGCCGCGACCGCGGCAGAGCCGAGATCCGGGCTATCACGCCTATCGCGACCTGTTCACCGACCTGCTCGCCGACGAGGTCGACCGCGCCTTCGCCGAACAGGAAGCGGTCTGA
- a CDS encoding cyclophilin-like fold protein, whose protein sequence is MSLKAMQIAGVVTFGMIGTAMAQERITISSEWGSITAELTENAATKALIPMLPLTIDMSDHLRQEKTGNLPSPLPAAPRQRAFKNGTLGLWGPDHFVVYYRDGQVPQPGIVILGQVKGGASIFDRPGTVSIRVERAK, encoded by the coding sequence ATGTCGCTCAAAGCCATGCAGATCGCAGGCGTCGTCACATTCGGAATGATCGGAACCGCCATGGCCCAGGAACGCATCACAATCTCATCGGAATGGGGTTCGATCACCGCAGAACTCACTGAGAACGCCGCGACGAAGGCGCTCATTCCGATGCTGCCGCTAACCATCGACATGAGCGATCATCTTCGCCAGGAGAAGACCGGAAACTTGCCATCGCCTCTCCCGGCCGCCCCACGACAGCGCGCGTTCAAGAACGGGACGCTCGGCCTGTGGGGGCCTGACCATTTCGTGGTCTACTACCGCGATGGACAGGTTCCCCAGCCTGGGATCGTCATCCTGGGCCAAGTGAAGGGTGGCGCCTCCATATTCGATCGCCCGGGCACGGTGTCGATCCGGGTCGAGCGCGCCAAGTAG
- a CDS encoding MFS transporter: MQVHVPADTVDLREASAPWSAVCAMSLCAFVLVASEFMPVSLLTPLASELGLSEGQAGQAISMSGIFAVATSLSISWVTRRLDRKHVLLSLTALMIVSGALVAFAPSYALLMLGRALLGIAIGGCWSMSTAVLIRIVPKACVPKAIAILQGGSAFASTVAAPLGAFIGSLIGWRGAFFSVVPLAAAALIWQAMTLPALPSERKPGTGNVLMLLARPRVAVGMTAVALLFMGQFTLFTYLRPFLETVTRVDVSTLSLILLGIGVAGLVGTMAIGEVIERHLFATVIAIPLLMAVIALGLVAFGDWVVGTAVLLGAWGLLATPAPVGWFTWLSLSLPEDAEAGGGLMVAVIQLAITLGATVGGLLYDAAGYEATFGLSAGILALAAALAVLTGRTAPVSSSPETRAGPPPLQ; this comes from the coding sequence ATGCAAGTTCACGTTCCCGCCGACACTGTCGATCTGCGTGAGGCCTCCGCGCCATGGAGCGCCGTCTGCGCGATGTCGCTATGTGCCTTTGTCCTGGTGGCGTCCGAGTTCATGCCGGTGAGCCTGCTGACGCCTCTGGCAAGCGAGTTGGGGCTGAGCGAGGGCCAGGCCGGACAGGCCATCTCCATGTCCGGTATTTTCGCGGTGGCGACGAGCCTCAGCATTTCATGGGTGACCCGGCGGCTCGACCGAAAGCACGTTCTGTTGTCCCTGACAGCATTGATGATCGTGTCCGGCGCTCTGGTTGCATTTGCGCCGAGCTATGCCCTGCTGATGCTCGGCCGGGCCTTGCTGGGCATCGCCATCGGCGGCTGCTGGTCGATGTCGACGGCGGTTCTGATCCGCATCGTGCCCAAGGCCTGCGTGCCCAAGGCCATCGCCATCCTTCAGGGCGGCAGTGCGTTCGCCTCAACCGTCGCGGCTCCCCTTGGCGCCTTCATCGGCTCGCTCATCGGTTGGCGCGGTGCTTTCTTCAGCGTGGTTCCGCTGGCGGCGGCGGCGCTGATTTGGCAGGCAATGACCCTCCCGGCATTGCCGAGCGAGCGCAAGCCCGGCACCGGCAACGTCCTCATGCTCTTGGCTCGACCAAGGGTCGCGGTCGGCATGACCGCGGTGGCGCTCCTGTTCATGGGGCAGTTCACCCTCTTCACCTATCTGCGACCGTTCCTCGAAACCGTGACACGCGTCGACGTCTCGACCCTCTCGCTCATCCTGCTCGGGATCGGGGTCGCAGGTCTTGTCGGGACCATGGCTATTGGGGAGGTCATCGAGCGCCACCTGTTCGCGACGGTCATTGCCATCCCGCTGCTGATGGCCGTTATCGCATTGGGCCTCGTCGCCTTCGGGGACTGGGTGGTCGGCACGGCGGTGCTTCTGGGGGCCTGGGGTCTCCTCGCGACGCCGGCACCCGTCGGGTGGTTCACCTGGTTGTCGCTGAGCTTGCCGGAGGATGCGGAGGCAGGGGGTGGCCTCATGGTCGCCGTGATTCAACTCGCCATCACGCTTGGGGCCACCGTCGGCGGCCTGCTCTACGACGCGGCGGGCTACGAGGCGACATTCGGCCTCAGTGCCGGCATTCTTGCTTTGGCTGCGGCGTTGGCCGTCCTTACAGGACGGACGGCTCCGGTCAGTTCGAGCCCGGAAACGCGCGCCGGGCCGCCTCCATTGCAGTAG